The Sandaracinus amylolyticus genomic interval CGAGCACGAGCCCGTTGGTCACGAGCCCGACGTCCATCCCGAGGCGCGCGGTGAGCGATGCCCACTCGAGCAGCTCGCCGCGGATCGTCGGCTCGCCGCCCGAGAACACGACCATGCCGTGCCCGAGCTGCTTCGCGCGATGGATCTTCGCCACGACCTCGGCGCTCGCGCCGTCGATGTGGCGCACCTCGGCGGTGTGGCAGAAGGTGCAGTTCTCGTTGCACCCGTAGCCCACCTTCACGAGGGCCTTGCGGCCTCGCCATCCGCTCGCGATCACGCTTCCCACGACACACCCGCGGGCTTCGCGAGATCGAGCGCGAGGTGCGTCGCGTGGAGCGCCTCGAGCTCGTCGATCAGCGCTGCGCCGATGCGCGTCGGCCTCGCGTGCTCGCGCACCGTGCGGAGGCCCTCGTCGTTGCGCGCGATCACGTCGGCGAGCCGCGACTGGATGCGAACGTCGCCCGCGGCGAGCATGCGGCGATAGAGCTCGGCGACCGGCACGAACGCGTGCACCGCGAGCAGCACGCCCCAGATGGGCCGGAGATCGGGGCGCACCGGCGACCGCACCATCGTGCCCAGCGCGTTCTCGAGCAGCGCGTCGTGGTACGAGGCGAGGTTCGCCTTGTTGTGCTGGAACTCGTGCACGATCGCCTCGGCCATCGTGCGCACGTCGGGGTGCAGCGTCAGGTAACACGCGCCGACGTACTCGCGGTACGACGCCGAGAGGTGCTTCTCGGGCTCGTAGCCGACCGGCACGAGCACCATCGAGAGCGCGCGCATCTCGTCGACGAGCTCGGGGAGATGTCGCTCGACGATCGCGAGCGCCTCGCGCAGCGACGCGATCCACTCGTGCGGATCGCGACCGCCGAGCGAGAGCGCGTTGCCCTGCTTGTCGGGGTGCGCCTCGACCATCGCGAGGGGGTTCGCGTCGTAGGTGGCGAAGCGGATGCCGGGGCGCAGCGCGACGAACTGCTCCGGAGCGATCGCGTCGAGCGCGACCGTGCGCCCGTCGACGTCGATCGCGCGCGACGAGAGCGTCATCCGCGCGCCGGAAAAGATGGCACCGAGTGCCAGATTCGCGACGCGCCTCCCTCGCACTTCGTAGCGCCCCGGGAGCGCACCGCGCCGCGCGA includes:
- a CDS encoding aKG-HExxH-type peptide beta-hydroxylase, whose translation is MSAAEAHAPSTGLVLPPEHEPPRRLLQLRRAEAWRLLKAHAATGDLRIARPLADLARSAPDDAASVLADPIASVLARCGRHDDAADAWALELARRGALPGRYEVRGRRVANLALGAIFSGARMTLSSRAIDVDGRTVALDAIAPEQFVALRPGIRFATYDANPLAMVEAHPDKQGNALSLGGRDPHEWIASLREALAIVERHLPELVDEMRALSMVLVPVGYEPEKHLSASYREYVGACYLTLHPDVRTMAEAIVHEFQHNKANLASYHDALLENALGTMVRSPVRPDLRPIWGVLLAVHAFVPVAELYRRMLAAGDVRIQSRLADVIARNDEGLRTVREHARPTRIGAALIDELEALHATHLALDLAKPAGVSWEA